In Zingiber officinale cultivar Zhangliang chromosome 1A, Zo_v1.1, whole genome shotgun sequence, a genomic segment contains:
- the LOC121996631 gene encoding RING-H2 finger protein ATL52-like — translation MGPPGFKKCSSPIGCSAANGAVSSRVDSIFLMLFAFSAAVVALYLAYFVSRLVLRVLRLYLAKAAIGAISATEFKASDGSFLDGADFAVDCVVCLSEIRDGELVRVLPKCRHVFHVPCIDPWLKFHANCPICRANLAGDAANDDDVDVESGASAVSLAPAGNGEMENGVGTGMNSTQAIDPPSIETSAFIEIDVR, via the coding sequence ATGGGCCCCCCCGGCTTCAAGAAGTGCTCATCCCCCATCGGCTGCTCCGCCGCCAACGGAGCTGTCTCCTCTCGCGTAGATAGCATCTTCCTCATGCTCTTCGCCTTCTCCGCCGCCGTCGTTGCCCTGTACCTTGCCTACTTCGTCAGCCGTCTCGTCCTACGCGTCCTCCGCCTCTACCTTGCTAAGGCCGCCATCGGTGCGATCTCCGCCACGGAATTCAAAGCCAGCGATGGCTCATTCCTCGACGGCGCCGACTTTGCCGTCGATTGCGTGGTCTGCCTCTCCGAGATCCGAGACGGAGAGCTCGTCCGGGTGCTCCCCAAGTGCCGACATGTCTTCCACGTCCCCTGCATCGATCCATGGCTCAAGTTCCACGCCAACTGCCCCATTTGCCGGGCTAATTTAGCCGGCGACGCCGCAAATGACGATGACGTCGACGTGGAGAGTGGCGCCTCGGCCGTCTCCCTTGCTCCCGCAGGAAATGGAGAAATGGAGAATGGCGTAGGAACTGGAATGAACTCGACGCAAGCAATTGATCCTCCATCGATCGAGACATCTGCATTCATCGAGATCGACGTGAGATGA